In the Leptospira sp. WS4.C2 genome, one interval contains:
- a CDS encoding OsmC family protein, protein MTAVFEDKVVVSTAKTKYETKISSGKHSWIADEPKDKDGTDLGPMPTELLASSLGACTSITIRMYADRKEYPLDTVEVHVTIDKRTADDHKFVREVILSGNLTPEQRERLLSVANACPVHKILSGKIEIETKLG, encoded by the coding sequence ATGACAGCAGTATTCGAAGACAAGGTGGTAGTATCTACCGCTAAAACAAAATATGAAACAAAAATCTCGTCAGGAAAACATAGTTGGATTGCCGATGAACCAAAAGATAAAGACGGAACGGATTTAGGACCTATGCCTACCGAATTACTGGCTTCTTCTCTGGGTGCTTGTACTTCTATTACCATCAGGATGTATGCAGATAGAAAAGAATACCCTTTGGATACAGTAGAAGTTCATGTAACAATTGATAAGCGAACTGCCGATGATCACAAATTTGTGCGGGAAGTCATACTTTCTGGAAATTTAACTCCCGAACAACGAGAAAGGTTACTTTCTGTAGCTAATGCTTGCCCGGTGCATAAAATCCTTTCTGGAAAAATTGAAATCGAAACCAAACTAGGGTAG
- a CDS encoding lysophospholipid acyltransferase family protein has product MKRKILVWLLPLIVVWFQRLIGLTSRFRFLTNEPYEELFRNKKPYIYSIWHTNVLYSPYLHRGKNVAVLISESKDGDYINQVVHRFGNTSIRGSSSKGGSKALKAVIQHLKKGLPAAFTPDGPRGPAFILQPGVIAAAQVTQVPIVPFHYECSRQWILERAWDKHRVPKPFTTFVVSYGEPISVPRNLNEEEFEKMRLKVEEAMLNNRNRAITEAERIYKGESK; this is encoded by the coding sequence TTGAAACGTAAAATTTTAGTTTGGTTGTTGCCTCTCATCGTCGTTTGGTTCCAACGTTTGATTGGACTCACTTCAAGATTTCGTTTTCTCACAAACGAACCTTACGAAGAATTATTCAGAAACAAAAAACCTTATATCTATTCTATTTGGCATACAAACGTTTTGTACTCTCCTTATTTACATCGAGGTAAAAACGTTGCGGTTTTGATTTCTGAATCGAAAGATGGGGACTACATCAACCAAGTGGTCCATCGGTTTGGAAACACAAGCATTCGTGGCAGTAGTTCTAAGGGTGGATCCAAAGCTTTAAAGGCAGTAATCCAACATTTAAAAAAAGGCCTACCTGCAGCCTTTACCCCCGATGGGCCAAGAGGTCCTGCCTTCATTCTCCAACCTGGAGTCATTGCCGCAGCCCAAGTCACACAAGTTCCCATAGTTCCTTTTCATTATGAATGTAGTCGGCAGTGGATTTTGGAAAGAGCTTGGGACAAACATAGAGTTCCTAAACCCTTTACCACTTTTGTTGTCTCCTATGGAGAGCCCATTTCAGTTCCTCGTAATTTGAATGAAGAGGAATTTGAAAAGATGCGTCTAAAAGTAGAAGAGGCGATGTTAAACAATCGCAATCGCGCGATTACAGAAGCAGAACGAATTTATAAAGGAGAATCCAAATGA
- the csrA gene encoding carbon storage regulator CsrA — protein sequence MLVLARRSNQSIMIGDDIEIVIVDIKGDQVKIGVKAPKNVSVHRAEVYKEIQEENKKAAGTNIKPEDLGKLGDLFKKKT from the coding sequence GTGTTAGTTCTTGCAAGGAGGAGTAACCAATCGATTATGATCGGTGACGATATCGAAATCGTTATTGTAGATATTAAGGGTGATCAAGTAAAGATTGGCGTCAAAGCTCCGAAAAATGTTTCTGTTCATCGGGCGGAAGTATACAAAGAAATCCAAGAAGAAAACAAAAAAGCTGCCGGAACAAACATCAAACCGGAAGATTTGGGTAAGTTGGGAGACTTGTTCAAAAAGAAAACTTAA
- the fliW gene encoding flagellar assembly protein FliW encodes MSVTIHTKPFGTIQVDAKQILKFPQGLLGFEEFDEYALIEESPESPFKWLQSTKESGLAFIVIQPELFMSDYKPAVSDEELHDIGLSGWKEGLIFLIVTIPHDNPKGMTANLQGPIILNGKEGKGKQCISRDENHPIRKNIIESMEEMSSEKV; translated from the coding sequence ATGTCGGTAACGATTCACACAAAACCTTTCGGAACCATCCAAGTGGACGCAAAACAAATCTTAAAATTCCCACAAGGATTGTTAGGATTTGAAGAATTTGACGAGTATGCACTGATTGAAGAAAGTCCAGAAAGTCCTTTTAAATGGTTACAATCCACAAAAGAATCGGGACTGGCATTTATTGTCATTCAACCTGAACTTTTTATGAGCGATTACAAACCTGCAGTTTCTGATGAGGAACTTCATGACATTGGACTGTCTGGTTGGAAAGAGGGACTGATTTTCCTCATTGTCACCATTCCGCATGACAATCCCAAGGGAATGACTGCGAATCTCCAAGGGCCTATCATTCTGAATGGAAAAGAAGGTAAGGGAAAACAATGTATTTCTCGTGATGAAAATCACCCCATCCGTAAAAACATCATTGAATCAATGGAAGAGATGTCTTCCGAAAAGGTATAA
- a CDS encoding flagellar hook-associated protein 3 — translation MRITNMMQNNSLVRNLNRHQVAMDETQTQLGTGLKIRKPSDDPGAATNQMYFRSRLNELSQYEENIGDGYQRLQQIDGVLDKMGEIFQRARVLTVQAGNGIYQGDKGFELEVAIGKEIDQHLRAIVDLANARDATGQPLFGGHVIERPPFEPIESKIKGLQGLELKNQYVGVEYRGDIGEQLREIEKGEYIPITIPGNKVFWGTNVSVTSKVDNSAYQATSDQKFKIDGVEIHISVGDTIDDVIDKINNAPLEVKASKLAQDNISISSTAPHQIWLEDVDGGTVLRDIGLVEPSASEPPNNFSKSATVTGLSVFDVLIQLRNDLIQKDQERIGGRDLGDLDLALENILRHRATIGARMNRLEQHEDRVSYDKMYMTELLAKNEGIDFPETIMNMKWLETIHSYALNVGSKIIKPTLMDFLR, via the coding sequence ATTCGAATCACTAACATGATGCAGAACAATTCCTTGGTGCGGAACTTAAACCGCCACCAAGTGGCTATGGACGAAACCCAAACCCAACTTGGGACTGGATTAAAAATTCGTAAACCATCCGATGATCCGGGTGCGGCCACAAACCAAATGTACTTTCGATCACGCCTGAATGAACTTTCTCAATATGAGGAAAACATTGGGGATGGATACCAAAGGTTACAACAAATTGATGGTGTCCTTGACAAAATGGGAGAGATTTTCCAAAGAGCTCGTGTTCTTACGGTTCAGGCTGGGAATGGAATTTACCAAGGGGACAAGGGATTTGAATTGGAAGTGGCTATCGGGAAAGAGATAGACCAACACTTACGTGCGATTGTCGATCTTGCCAATGCCCGTGATGCTACCGGACAACCTTTGTTTGGTGGTCATGTGATTGAACGGCCTCCTTTTGAACCTATCGAATCGAAAATTAAGGGATTACAAGGCCTCGAACTCAAAAACCAATATGTGGGGGTTGAGTATCGCGGTGATATTGGAGAACAACTCCGTGAAATTGAAAAGGGTGAATACATCCCGATCACAATTCCTGGAAACAAAGTATTTTGGGGAACAAACGTCAGTGTCACTTCCAAAGTGGATAACTCTGCCTACCAAGCCACTTCCGACCAAAAGTTCAAAATTGATGGAGTAGAGATTCATATCTCTGTGGGTGATACCATTGATGATGTGATTGATAAAATCAATAATGCTCCTCTTGAAGTGAAAGCAAGTAAACTGGCTCAAGATAACATTTCGATCTCCTCGACAGCACCTCACCAAATTTGGTTGGAGGATGTGGATGGCGGGACAGTACTTCGTGATATTGGACTTGTGGAACCAAGTGCGAGTGAACCACCGAATAACTTCTCAAAGTCGGCAACAGTGACCGGACTTTCCGTGTTTGATGTTCTCATCCAACTTCGAAATGACCTCATCCAAAAAGATCAAGAACGCATTGGCGGAAGGGATTTGGGGGATTTGGACTTAGCATTGGAAAACATCCTTCGTCATCGGGCAACGATTGGGGCTCGTATGAATCGTTTGGAACAACATGAAGATCGAGTTTCTTATGATAAAATGTATATGACCGAACTTCTTGCTAAAAATGAAGGAATCGATTTTCCAGAGACCATTATGAATATGAAGTGGTTAGAAACAATTCATAGTTATGCGCTCAATGTCGGTTCTAAAATTATCAAACCAACTTTGATGGATTTCCTTCGGTAA
- the flgK gene encoding flagellar hook-associated protein FlgK, giving the protein MGSTFQGIEIGKRGLSVHQQAIQTTGHNISNADNKHYARQRVVMNSMDPIYDPAFNRAEVPGQIGQGVKISEIERVRDNFIDDRIIDSSSLKEYWGKKNDYLYQVETVFNEPTGTTLRSMMDQFWSSWEDLSNYPEETAHRAVVQEKAESLGSRMEDVYRKLSLLRDQSNREIESKVNHLNTVAENIKSLNEKITKSQALGDNPNDLLDRRDELLQELAGMADITIGRSDEDELMVFIGQQILVQGQKVHKIDLVGNPNNDGLLDLKWSETGDTVLLRQGSIQALYEIRDRILVDKINAVDALAINAMDVINEIHKDGFGLNGKTNLNFFESRALATNTFGEIDTDGDGLNDKTAVFRVTGRTSIDADRPIGISGTMRFLKASPGGETEVLVPYSKDDTLNAVIKRINRSETGVVAYMSHDNQLALKATTNPLDKKENFMVRHLEDSGELLVGLTGILTATGVAGSFDYRKIGEINKFQANAQDITLTPMYHPSSFFKMSEDVRNNPANIAAARGKDVNGSGDYNSPNGQKDGSNALLIAAALREKPVMFDYSKTTDDFYNSLISRLGTEAREAKQEYTTQNELMVELENMRQSVMGVNLDEEMANMVQFQQSYNASARMISTLNEMLDTIINRLGV; this is encoded by the coding sequence ATGGGATCAACATTCCAAGGAATTGAAATAGGGAAACGAGGACTTTCGGTCCACCAACAAGCGATCCAAACCACAGGTCATAACATATCCAATGCGGATAACAAACATTATGCTCGCCAACGAGTGGTCATGAACAGTATGGATCCGATTTATGATCCAGCGTTCAATCGGGCAGAAGTTCCCGGCCAAATTGGACAAGGGGTAAAAATTTCCGAAATCGAAAGAGTTCGTGATAATTTCATTGATGATCGTATCATTGATTCATCCTCTCTCAAAGAATATTGGGGCAAAAAAAACGATTACCTTTACCAAGTAGAAACAGTTTTTAACGAACCAACGGGTACGACACTACGTTCGATGATGGATCAGTTTTGGTCTTCTTGGGAAGATCTTTCTAACTATCCAGAAGAAACCGCACATAGAGCTGTGGTCCAAGAGAAAGCAGAATCCCTGGGTTCTCGAATGGAAGATGTGTACAGGAAACTGTCCCTTCTTCGCGACCAATCCAATCGTGAAATTGAATCTAAAGTAAACCATTTAAATACGGTTGCTGAAAATATCAAATCACTCAACGAAAAGATCACAAAATCACAAGCATTAGGTGACAATCCCAATGACCTTCTAGATCGAAGGGACGAACTTTTACAAGAACTTGCGGGAATGGCGGACATTACCATTGGTCGCAGTGATGAAGATGAACTTATGGTTTTTATTGGCCAACAGATCCTTGTCCAAGGACAAAAAGTTCATAAAATCGATCTCGTTGGAAATCCGAATAACGATGGACTCCTTGATTTGAAATGGTCAGAGACGGGAGATACCGTTTTACTTCGTCAGGGAAGCATCCAAGCTCTATACGAAATCCGCGACCGAATTTTGGTAGATAAAATCAATGCGGTGGATGCCCTTGCGATCAACGCCATGGATGTCATCAATGAAATCCATAAAGATGGATTTGGTTTGAATGGAAAAACAAATTTAAACTTTTTTGAAAGCCGAGCTCTTGCCACGAACACCTTTGGGGAAATTGATACAGACGGAGATGGACTAAACGACAAAACCGCTGTGTTCAGAGTGACAGGTCGTACATCCATTGATGCCGATCGTCCCATTGGAATCTCAGGAACCATGCGATTTTTAAAAGCAAGTCCCGGTGGAGAAACAGAAGTTCTTGTTCCTTATTCTAAAGATGATACTTTGAATGCTGTCATAAAACGAATCAATCGTTCGGAAACGGGTGTGGTTGCTTACATGTCGCATGACAACCAGTTGGCACTAAAAGCAACGACAAACCCTCTGGATAAAAAAGAAAACTTTATGGTGCGTCACTTAGAAGATTCTGGAGAACTCCTTGTAGGTCTTACGGGAATTCTAACGGCAACGGGAGTGGCAGGATCATTTGATTATCGAAAAATTGGTGAGATCAATAAATTCCAAGCGAATGCGCAGGACATCACTCTCACTCCGATGTACCATCCCTCCTCTTTCTTTAAAATGTCTGAAGATGTAAGAAACAATCCGGCAAACATTGCAGCAGCACGTGGTAAGGATGTAAATGGATCTGGGGATTACAACTCACCTAACGGTCAAAAAGATGGATCCAATGCCCTTCTCATTGCTGCAGCCCTCCGAGAAAAACCGGTGATGTTTGATTATTCCAAAACAACGGATGATTTTTACAATTCACTGATTTCTAGACTGGGAACAGAGGCTCGCGAAGCAAAACAAGAGTATACAACACAAAATGAACTGATGGTAGAACTTGAGAATATGCGTCAGTCTGTGATGGGTGTGAATTTGGATGAAGAGATGGCCAATATGGTTCAGTTCCAACAGTCCTATAACGCCTCCGCAAGAATGATCTCCACACTCAATGAAATGTTGGATACCATCATTAATAGGTTAGGTGTATAA
- the flgN gene encoding flagellar export chaperone FlgN has translation MLDWVESLRSLFTNEIDCYKRLLELEGKKRTAIHSADGKSLESCVKESYHIMVEASELERIRMKAIEDVYEKEKFKKDESSITLTNFLNQLDRESNFKLKTFALELKKVVADLKDAIITNDKLLKTRKEFLQTTVDSLQELSKEKVYTSHKQPTRRGQSQKGAIILNATA, from the coding sequence ATGTTGGATTGGGTAGAATCACTTAGAAGTTTATTTACTAATGAAATAGACTGTTACAAGCGCCTTCTGGAATTGGAAGGCAAAAAAAGAACTGCAATCCATTCTGCGGACGGAAAATCCCTGGAATCTTGCGTGAAAGAAAGTTATCACATAATGGTCGAAGCCTCCGAATTGGAACGAATTCGAATGAAGGCCATCGAAGACGTCTATGAAAAGGAAAAATTCAAGAAAGACGAATCTTCCATCACACTTACCAATTTTTTAAACCAATTGGATCGTGAGTCCAATTTCAAATTAAAAACCTTTGCTTTAGAATTGAAGAAGGTTGTGGCCGATTTGAAAGATGCCATCATCACGAATGACAAACTCTTAAAGACAAGAAAAGAGTTTTTGCAGACTACTGTTGACTCTTTACAAGAGTTATCGAAAGAAAAAGTTTATACCTCACACAAACAACCGACAAGGCGTGGGCAGAGCCAAAAAGGCGCGATCATTTTGAACGCGACTGCCTAG
- a CDS encoding DUF1289 domain-containing protein, with protein sequence MSLKSPCTKVCMMDPDSGLCAGCFRTIEEIGNWSRMTEEEREKIWSELPQRKAGGSLN encoded by the coding sequence ATGTCACTAAAATCGCCTTGTACGAAAGTCTGTATGATGGATCCGGATTCAGGACTCTGTGCGGGCTGTTTTCGCACCATTGAAGAGATTGGGAATTGGTCTAGGATGACCGAGGAAGAGAGAGAGAAAATTTGGAGTGAGCTCCCGCAAAGAAAGGCGGGAGGCTCTCTCAATTAA
- a CDS encoding profilin domain protein: MKPKSIKPDELSKIFSELKKGEESAIGSYLVKGVRLQISKYNLSGAERVQLLYKRRRAQGMCIVCGKKVTKKNPSTDQLYRLCEEHRNKIDKGSK; encoded by the coding sequence ATGAAACCTAAATCGATAAAACCGGATGAGCTGAGTAAGATTTTTTCCGAATTAAAAAAAGGGGAAGAGTCTGCAATAGGTAGCTATTTGGTAAAAGGGGTTCGCCTTCAAATCAGTAAATACAATCTTTCCGGTGCTGAAAGAGTTCAGTTGTTGTATAAACGAAGAAGAGCTCAAGGGATGTGTATCGTATGCGGAAAAAAAGTCACAAAGAAAAATCCATCGACAGACCAGCTCTATAGATTGTGCGAAGAACACCGAAATAAGATTGATAAAGGTTCTAAATAA
- a CDS encoding Mpo1-like protein — protein sequence MEKKYKTLKDFFPFYLEEHSHPFNRALHFIGSSLALGCILGFLSTGKLYILAFAVVSGYFFAWIGHFFVEKNRPATFTYPFYSFVSDWIMYFKMLTGRIDVEFAKIKSNKG from the coding sequence ATGGAAAAGAAATACAAAACACTCAAAGATTTTTTCCCTTTTTATTTAGAGGAACATAGTCATCCTTTCAATCGAGCTCTTCATTTTATCGGATCGAGTCTAGCATTAGGATGTATCCTCGGATTTTTATCAACTGGTAAACTCTATATCTTAGCCTTCGCCGTTGTTAGTGGGTATTTCTTTGCCTGGATCGGACATTTTTTCGTCGAAAAAAACCGACCTGCAACCTTTACCTATCCATTTTATTCTTTTGTATCCGATTGGATCATGTATTTCAAAATGTTAACTGGCCGTATTGATGTTGAATTTGCCAAAATTAAGTCAAATAAAGGTTAA
- the aat gene encoding leucyl/phenylalanyl-tRNA--protein transferase, producing the protein MTQRGLDQFFKNPRTWKEDLVAVGGDFSVERLLYAYKRGIFPWSEDPIRWYCLDPRAIFDLQRIHFSKTVLRKVRKGNFRVTFNEAFPIVMQGCSYREKDNTWITPGFIEGYLELHRMGWAHSVEVWNGENILVGGVYGVAIGKFFAGESMFSFESDAGKIGLYHLFEKLRESGFELFDTQQLNHVTWQLGAYEIPKLSYLDRLERALGDASPWVIPPSLG; encoded by the coding sequence TTGACACAAAGGGGTTTAGACCAATTTTTTAAAAACCCACGGACTTGGAAGGAAGATCTAGTAGCCGTAGGTGGAGATTTTTCCGTAGAGCGTTTGTTATATGCTTACAAACGAGGAATTTTCCCTTGGTCTGAAGATCCGATTCGGTGGTACTGTCTTGACCCTCGTGCCATCTTTGATTTACAAAGGATTCATTTTTCCAAAACCGTTCTTCGTAAGGTGAGGAAAGGTAATTTTCGAGTCACTTTTAATGAAGCCTTTCCCATCGTGATGCAAGGTTGTTCTTACAGGGAAAAAGATAATACATGGATCACTCCAGGATTTATCGAAGGGTATTTGGAATTACACCGAATGGGCTGGGCGCATTCTGTAGAAGTATGGAATGGAGAAAATATTTTGGTCGGTGGGGTGTACGGAGTGGCTATTGGTAAGTTCTTTGCTGGAGAGAGTATGTTTTCTTTTGAATCGGATGCAGGGAAGATAGGTTTGTATCATCTATTCGAAAAATTAAGAGAGTCAGGATTTGAATTATTTGACACCCAACAACTCAATCATGTGACCTGGCAATTGGGAGCATACGAGATACCTAAACTTTCTTATTTGGACCGCTTGGAACGTGCATTAGGCGATGCAAGCCCATGGGTCATTCCACCTTCACTCGGTTGA
- a CDS encoding RNA polymerase sigma factor, with translation MSQFEVLMKRYQGMVFSQARKAFLTEEEAEDFTQEVFIQTYESLSKFRGESQFSTWLFQIARFRLTKVFKKKKLPLVDWQEDISFVADKTKPSLIEILDKEETSHTLRSLIAKLPKSYRMPILLHYFENKPLKEIALDLNIKLNTIKSHISRGKDLLRKWWSHEIEG, from the coding sequence GTGTCCCAATTCGAAGTGCTGATGAAACGTTACCAAGGAATGGTCTTTTCCCAAGCAAGGAAAGCCTTTCTAACGGAAGAAGAAGCAGAAGATTTTACCCAAGAAGTATTCATTCAAACTTACGAATCACTGAGTAAGTTTCGTGGGGAATCACAATTTTCCACATGGTTATTTCAAATCGCAAGATTTCGCCTAACAAAGGTATTTAAAAAGAAAAAACTCCCCCTTGTGGATTGGCAGGAAGATATCTCATTTGTTGCGGATAAAACAAAACCTTCTTTGATCGAAATATTAGATAAAGAAGAAACTAGCCATACATTGCGATCGCTCATCGCCAAATTACCAAAATCTTACAGAATGCCGATTCTCTTACATTACTTTGAGAACAAACCTCTAAAAGAAATTGCCTTAGATCTAAATATAAAACTGAATACGATCAAAAGCCATATCTCCAGAGGTAAGGACCTTTTAAGGAAATGGTGGTCACATGAAATCGAAGGTTGA
- a CDS encoding response regulator: MKILIVDDEEDIAGLIQFHLEEEGFQTEVCHNGMEVLPRLEKHLPDGIILDLMLPGIGGMDLCRRIKEKYPHIPILMVTAKTGETDVVLGLELGADDYIRKPFNIRELVARVRTVTRRSTDPAGEVQGTITTGKIQINPTAHKVFVEGIEIDLTLIEFKLLQLFAGNPGVAFSRDKLLDRIWGKDVFVTDRTVDVNIKRLRDKLLSEKERLETIRGVGYRFRDA, translated from the coding sequence ATGAAAATACTAATTGTAGATGACGAAGAAGACATTGCAGGACTCATCCAATTCCATCTAGAGGAAGAAGGATTTCAGACCGAAGTATGTCACAATGGGATGGAAGTCCTCCCCCGTTTAGAAAAACACCTCCCGGACGGAATCATTTTGGATTTGATGTTACCGGGAATTGGTGGGATGGATCTTTGCAGACGGATTAAAGAAAAATACCCTCATATCCCTATTCTAATGGTTACCGCAAAAACCGGAGAAACCGATGTCGTACTTGGCCTTGAGTTAGGTGCCGATGATTACATTCGTAAACCCTTTAACATTCGGGAACTTGTAGCTCGTGTAAGAACCGTTACACGAAGATCAACTGATCCCGCTGGGGAAGTCCAAGGAACCATTACCACAGGAAAAATTCAAATCAACCCTACAGCCCACAAAGTTTTTGTCGAAGGTATAGAAATTGATCTGACTCTAATCGAGTTCAAACTTTTACAACTGTTTGCTGGAAATCCTGGGGTTGCTTTTTCTCGGGACAAATTACTCGATCGAATTTGGGGAAAAGACGTTTTTGTTACAGATCGAACTGTCGATGTAAATATCAAACGCCTTCGAGACAAATTACTTTCTGAAAAAGAAAGACTAGAAACTATCCGCGGGGTCGGTTACCGATTCCGAGATGCGTAG
- a CDS encoding ATP-binding protein: MRSFFSTLLLLNWGLLLVLLTLALGVFFVYDLVVPAVRPLILFSFVLIAIFGTFYISTNIAMRITDPLATVEKKTKEINAGDFGVELSSPDIRELATLALSINEMAKRLKVQFLDLTVEKEKFNYLLQNLKEGVFAIDRNEKFLFLNRNISDTLIEKNSQFKDYIPSIKNKELLTFIKDKIHHGVEGKTEFQDGIHFYTARIYPIKSDSMIQLYIGVLSDITEDRQNQLIREQFFQNASHELKTPITSIKGYAETLEYKLKLPQDSNERKFLDAILRNTDRLIRIVEDMLTVSRLENHKTVLNLTDVSVLDLVKNVSESLGVIYSQKKQSLVLDIPSDFRVRADRLLLEDLLVNLISNASAYSPEGSSVIVRTSSTADKNQIQVVDHGIGISAEDAERIFERFFRVDTNRSRKEGGTGLGLSIVKHIARLHSGEVSVSPNPKGGSIFTFEFPKK; the protein is encoded by the coding sequence ATGCGTAGTTTTTTTTCTACATTACTGTTACTCAATTGGGGTCTTTTGCTTGTTTTACTGACCCTAGCATTGGGTGTGTTTTTTGTTTACGATCTAGTTGTACCTGCCGTACGCCCTCTTATCCTATTTAGTTTTGTTCTAATTGCAATTTTTGGTACTTTTTATATTTCCACAAACATTGCGATGCGAATCACAGATCCTCTGGCAACTGTTGAGAAAAAAACAAAAGAAATCAATGCGGGAGATTTTGGTGTTGAATTATCTTCGCCTGACATTCGTGAGCTGGCAACTCTTGCTTTATCGATCAATGAAATGGCAAAAAGACTCAAAGTCCAATTTTTGGATCTTACTGTCGAAAAAGAAAAGTTTAATTATTTATTACAAAACCTAAAAGAAGGTGTTTTTGCTATTGATAGGAATGAAAAATTCCTATTTTTAAATCGCAATATTTCAGATACCTTAATTGAAAAAAATTCTCAGTTCAAAGATTACATTCCTTCAATCAAAAACAAAGAACTCTTAACTTTCATCAAAGATAAAATCCATCATGGAGTGGAAGGAAAAACAGAGTTTCAAGATGGAATTCACTTTTATACAGCGCGCATTTATCCGATTAAATCCGATTCCATGATCCAATTGTATATTGGAGTTTTGTCCGACATCACAGAAGATAGACAAAACCAACTCATCCGAGAACAGTTTTTCCAAAATGCTTCTCATGAATTAAAAACTCCCATAACATCGATTAAAGGTTATGCAGAAACTTTGGAATATAAACTAAAACTTCCGCAAGATTCAAATGAACGAAAATTTTTGGATGCCATACTCAGAAATACAGATCGATTGATTCGAATTGTGGAAGATATGTTGACTGTCTCACGTTTAGAAAATCACAAAACGGTTTTAAACCTTACCGATGTATCCGTTTTGGATCTTGTTAAAAATGTATCTGAATCCTTGGGAGTTATCTATTCCCAGAAAAAACAAAGTTTGGTTTTAGATATCCCATCCGATTTTCGCGTGAGGGCCGACCGTTTGCTCCTCGAGGACCTACTCGTAAATCTAATTTCCAATGCTTCAGCCTATAGCCCAGAAGGTTCTAGTGTCATTGTAAGAACTTCTTCTACAGCGGACAAAAACCAAATCCAAGTTGTAGATCATGGGATTGGAATTTCTGCCGAAGATGCAGAACGAATTTTTGAGCGTTTTTTTCGTGTGGATACCAACCGTTCTCGGAAGGAAGGTGGGACAGGACTTGGGCTTTCCATCGTAAAACACATTGCAAGATTGCATTCAGGTGAGGTTTCTGTTTCTCCCAACCCCAAAGGTGGCTCCATTTTTACCTTTGAATTCCCTAAAAAATAG